In one window of Carassius auratus strain Wakin unplaced genomic scaffold, ASM336829v1 scaf_tig00217789, whole genome shotgun sequence DNA:
- the tmem240b gene encoding transmembrane protein 240 isoform X1, with the protein MMFMVSGAALVLAIVCVSDMNALLDRFHNFILPRMRGPERVCHCTCGRHRVEHVIPYEGSVSASSVGSSGGSSVSKQELDLVLGLLMGFCISWILLWLDRALHCALRFWRSSRHCGADGDLWRWVSRVWNLRELRRRLQSRRTEDAGNNVVQVKQRLYHNGHPSPRRL; encoded by the exons ATGATGTTTATGGTGTCTGGAGCGGCTCTGGTGCTG GCCATCGTGTGTGTGTCCGACATGAACGCGCTGCTCGACCGATTTCACAACTTCATCCTGCCGCGCATGCGCGGACCCGAGCGCGTGTGTCACTGCACCTGCGGCAG GCACCGTGTGGAGCACGTGATCCCGTACGAGGGCTCGGTCTCGGCCAGCTCCGTGGGCTCGTCAGGGGGGAGCAGCGTGAGCAAGCAGGAGCTGGACCTGGTGCTGGGTCTCCTGATGGGCTTCTGCATCAGCTGGATCCTGCTGTGGCTGGACAGAGCTCTTCACTGCGCACTGCGCTTCTGGAGGTCCAGCAGACACTGCG GTGCAGACGGTGATCTGTGGCGCTGGGTGTCGCGTGTGTGGAACCTGAGAGAGCTGCGCAGACGACTGCAGTCGCGCCGGACGGAGGATGCCGGGAATAACGTGGTGCAGGTCAAACAGAGGCTGTACCACAACGGTCATCCGAGCCCTCGCCGCCTCTGA
- the tmem240b gene encoding transmembrane protein 240 isoform X2 — protein MNALLDRFHNFILPRMRGPERVCHCTCGRHRVEHVIPYEGSVSASSVGSSGGSSVSKQELDLVLGLLMGFCISWILLWLDRALHCALRFWRSSRHCGADGDLWRWVSRVWNLRELRRRLQSRRTEDAGNNVVQVKQRLYHNGHPSPRRL, from the exons ATGAACGCGCTGCTCGACCGATTTCACAACTTCATCCTGCCGCGCATGCGCGGACCCGAGCGCGTGTGTCACTGCACCTGCGGCAG GCACCGTGTGGAGCACGTGATCCCGTACGAGGGCTCGGTCTCGGCCAGCTCCGTGGGCTCGTCAGGGGGGAGCAGCGTGAGCAAGCAGGAGCTGGACCTGGTGCTGGGTCTCCTGATGGGCTTCTGCATCAGCTGGATCCTGCTGTGGCTGGACAGAGCTCTTCACTGCGCACTGCGCTTCTGGAGGTCCAGCAGACACTGCG GTGCAGACGGTGATCTGTGGCGCTGGGTGTCGCGTGTGTGGAACCTGAGAGAGCTGCGCAGACGACTGCAGTCGCGCCGGACGGAGGATGCCGGGAATAACGTGGTGCAGGTCAAACAGAGGCTGTACCACAACGGTCATCCGAGCCCTCGCCGCCTCTGA
- the LOC113102982 gene encoding olfactory receptor class A-like protein 4, with amino-acid sequence MAPQRKPSSVSQNISSSPFYFALYVILVLLGNVGNTTVMAVVGQSLLRETGAIRSSDVILVNMAFSNLMVSLVRNTVVMVSDLGVEIFLTRDMCHLMMGIWVWLRSANVWSTFFLSAFHFQTLRRVAPPIITLHGPRGPPKSLILCFILIWSFNLIYAIPAFIFSKNGDENSTETLMLVSSTTRPLMGCIWDFPSVYSGLAFATSSMVIHESLPICLMNITNLGSLLTLYAHGHSRNTTHKSQDTPVITRIPAERRAAKVILALNVLFISSWGTNVISVNYFNYNRGSSTEFLLIIARFANMSFIAFSPIVLAVGHRKLRAFIKSVLSHITSVFG; translated from the exons ATGGCCCCTCAAAGAAAACCCTCAAGCGTCAGTCAGAATATCTCTTCATCTCCATTCTATTTCGCCCTCTACGTGATTCTGGTGCTGCTGGGGAACGTGGGTAACACCACCGTCATGGCAGTGGTCGGGCAAAGCCTTCTGAGGGAGACGGGAGCCATCCGAAGCTCTGACGTGATTTTGGTCAACATGGCTTTCTCCAACCTGATGGTGTCGTTGGTTAGAAACACAGTCGTGATGGTGTCAGATCTGGGAGTGGAG ATTTTCCTCACTAGAGATATGTGTCATCTCATGATGGGCATCTGGGTTTGGCTGCGCTCTGCGAATGTTTGGTCGACGTTCTTTCTCAGCGCGTTTCACTTCCAAACGTTGCGTCGGGTCGCCCCACCCATCATCACCCTGCATGGCCCCCGCGGGCCCCCAAAGTCCCTCATCCTCTGCTTCATCCTCATCTGGAGCTTCAATCTGATCTACGCCATCCCAGCATTCATCTTCTCCAAGAACGGAGACGAGAACTCCACAGAG ACGCTGATGTTGGTGAGCAGCACCACTCGGCCGCTGATGGGCTGTATTTGGGACTTCCCATCAGTCTACAGCGGCCTGGCCTTCGCCACCTCCTCCATGGTGATCCACGAATCCCTTCCCATCTGCCTGATGAACATCACCAACCTGGGCTCGCTGCTGACGCTGTACGCTCACGGACACTCCCGAAACACCACCCACAAGAGTCAGGACACGCCGGTCATCACCCGGATCCCTGCGGAGCGACGGGCGGCTAAA GTGATCTTGGCTCTGAATGTCCTCTTCATTTCATCGTGGGGAACAAACGTCATCTCGGTCAACTACTTCAACTATAACCGTGGATCTTCCACAGAGTTCCTGCTCATCATCGCTCGCTTCGCCAACATGAGCTTCATCGCGTTCTCGCCCATCGTCCTCGCCGTGGGCCACAGGAAGCTGCGGGCGTTTATAAAGTCAGTCCTGTCGCATATAACCTCTGTATTTGGATAA
- the fndc10 gene encoding fibronectin type III domain-containing protein 10, translating into MTRGQGSVLLRCAVLLVLSGGSSALPNRTSSVRDAQYGNNDTNKHTLGINERTPKLQDNSSAVRRWRVLGEAGPLCAYRTLDPGDPGRLCFRYTQPDFRCASTSCRQVSSPGGQLTANILSNGSVLIQWTVGHEGPHDSTAPPESLAPGQTGGFRLSCWWNGSYTQFECAGVHLGRSCRDYLLDELHMNVPYRLCVRPYALELPEACVEFSLATGGMQDIVIAMTTVGGAICVMLVIICLLVAYITENIMNPTVQHSHRSHLHTHL; encoded by the coding sequence ATGACACGCGGCCAGGGATCGGTTCTGCTCCGCTGCGCGGTTCTGCTGGTTCTCAGCGGCGGGAGTTCTGCTCTACCGAACCGGACCAGCAGCGTCCGTGATGCGCAATACGGTAATAATGATACGAATAAACACACTCTGGGAATCAACGAGCGGACACCAAAGCTACAGGACAACAGCAGTGCGGTGAGACGGTGGCGTGTTCTGGGTGAAGCCGGGCCTTTGTGCGCTTACCGCACTCTTGACCCAGGTGACCCCGGGCGACTGTGCTTCCGCTACACCCAGCCTGACTTCAGGTGCGCCAGCACTTCCTGTCGACAGGTGAGCTCACCTGGTGGGCAACTCACGGCGAATATTCTGTCCAACGGAAGTGTGTTAATTCAGTGGACGGTAGGTCACGAGGGCCCACATGACTCTACCGCCCCACCAGAGAGCCTCGCCCCGGGTCAGACGGGTGGATTCAGGCTCAGCTGCTGGTGGAACGGAAGCTACACGCAGTTCGAATGCGCCGGGGTGCATCTAGGCCGCAGCTGCAGGGATTATCTACTGGACGAGCTGCACATGAACGTGCCCTACCGCCTGTGTGTGCGGCCCTACGCCCTCGAGCTGCCCGAAGCCTGCGTGGAGTTCAGCCTCGCGACCGGCGGGATGCAGGACATCGTTATCGCCATGACGACAGTGGGCGGGGCCATCTGCGTGATGCTGGTCATCATCTGCCTGCTGGTGGCGTACATCACCGAAAACATCATGAACCCGACAGTGCAACACTCGCACAGATCGCACCTTCACACACACCTGTGA
- the LOC113102978 gene encoding olfactory receptor class A-like protein 4 — MASSPLYIAVYLFLVLLGNVGNTTVIAVVGESLLRETGAVRSSDLILVNMAFSNLMVSLARNSLLVISDMGMEVFLNRNWCRFMMGVWVWLRSANVWSTFFLSAFHFQTLRRVAPPITNVHGHPGPPKPLIFGLCLIWSLNLIYSIPAFVFSRNGDKNSTETLMLVSSTTRPLLGCIWDFPSVYSGLAFATSSMLIHECLPICLMSVTNLGSLLTLYAHGQTRRAANKSPDAPVITRIPAERRAAKVILALNILFILSWGGSVISVNYFNYNRRSSRSSTEFLLIVARITNITFIALSPVVLAVGHRKLRAFLKSVLSRVI, encoded by the exons ATGGCGTCGTCTCCGCTCTACATCGCCGTGTACCTCTTTCTGGTTCTGCTGGGGAACGTGGGGAACACCACAGTCATCGCAGTGGTCGGGGAAAGCCTTCTGAGGGAGACGGGAGCCGTCCGAAGCTCTGACCTGATTCTGGTCAACATGGCTTTCTCCAACCTGATGGTGTCGTTGGCGAGAAACTCTCTCCTGGTGATCTCTGACATGGGAATGGAG GTTTTTCTCAATAGAAACTGGTGTCGCTTCATGATGGGCGTTTGGGTTTGGCTGCGCTCTGCAAATGTTTGGTCGACGTTCTTTCTAAGCGcctttcattttcaaacattgcGTCGGGTCGCCCCGCCCATCACCAACGTGCACGGCCACCCCGGACCCCCCAAACCCCTCATATTTGGGCTGTGCCTCATCTGGAGTCTCAATCTGATCTACTCCATCCCAGCGTTTGTGTTCTCCAGGAACGGAGACAAGAACTCCACCGAG ACGCTGATGTTGGTGAGCAGCACCACTCGCCCCCTGCTTGGCTGTATTTGGGACTTCCCATCAGTCTACAGCGGCCTGGCCTTCGCCACTTCCTCCATGCTGATCCACGAATGCCTTCCCATCTGCCTGATGAGTGTCACCAATCTGGGCTCGCTGCTGACGCTGTACGCTCACGGACAAACACGACGAGCCGCCAACAAGAGTCCGGACGCGCCGGTCATCACCCGGATCCCTGCGGAGCGACGGGCGGCTAAG GTGATTCTGGCTCTGAATATTCTCTTTATTTTGTCGTGGGGCGGCAGTGTCATCTCTGTCAACTACTTCAACTATAACCGCAGATCTTCCCGCTCTTCCACGGAGTTCCTGCTCATCGTGGCTCGCATCACTAACATCACCTTCATTGCGCTGTCGCCCGTCGTCCTCGCCGTGGGACACAGGAAGCTCAGAGCGTTTCTGAAGTCAGTTCTGTCGCGTGTAATCTGA
- the necap2 gene encoding adaptin ear-binding coat-associated protein 2 yields the protein MMADSSDQYESVLCVKSEVHVYRIPPRSSNRGYRAADWKLDEPAWSGRMKITAKGKTAFIKLEDRITGELFAQAPVDQYPGSVVESVSDSSRYFVIKIEDGNGRHAFIGIGFADRGDSFDFNVALQDHFKWVKQEGELARQEAAQVSAPKLDLGFKEGQTIKINIGNIKKKDSGGAAGKSRSMSGSLLPPPPGVKSSALVPPPTAQQTTPTAPPSTGMILDFGAPAPAVAPPSQDQWGDFTAAGSGAAQDSRSGWVQF from the exons ATGATGGCGGATAGCAGCGATCAGTATGAGTCGGTTCTGTGTGTGAAGTCAGAGGTCCATGTTTACCGGATCCCGCCCCGGAGCTCCAACCGCGGATACCG ggcagCGGACTGGAAGCTGGATGAGCCGGCATGGAGCGGACGCATGAAAATCACAGCTAAAGGAAAAACAGCCTTCATTAAACTGGAGGACAGAATCACAG gcgaGCTGTTCGCTCAGGCCCCGGTGGATCAGTACCCAGGGAGCGTGGTGGAGTCCGTCAGTGACTCCAGCAGATACTTCGTCATCAAGATCGAGGACGGAAACG GGCGGCATGCGTTCATCGGCATCGGTTTCGCAGATCGTGGCGACTCGTTTGATTTCAACGTGGCATTACAGGATCATTTTAA GTGGGTGAAACAGGAAGGTGAATTAGCCCGACAGGAAGCAGCTCAGGTTTCAGCGCCGAAGCTGGACTTGGGTTTCAAAGAGGGTCAGACCATCAAGATCAACATCGGG aacATAAAGAAGAAAGACTCCGGCGGTGCAGCAGGGAAGTCTCGTTCGATGAGCGGCTCTTTACTTCCTCCTCCACCTGGAGTCAAATCCTCGGCTCTGGTTCCTCCGCCCACAGCACAGCAGACCACGCCCACTGCTCCGCCCAGCACAG GGATGATACTGGACTTCGGAGCCCCTGCCCCCGCCGTAGCTCCGCCCTCTCAGGACCAGTGGGGTGATTTCACGGCTGCAGGCTCGGG GGCCGCTCAGGACTCGCGGTCGGGATGGGTGCAGTTCTAG
- the ssu72 gene encoding RNA polymerase II subunit A C-terminal domain phosphatase SSU72: MPAHPLRVAVVCSSNQNRSMEAHNILSKRGFDVRSFGTGTHVKLPGPAPDKPNIYDFKTTYEQMYNDLVRKDKELYTQNGILHMLDRNKRIKTQPERFQSCKEQFDLVITCEERVYDQVLEDLNSREQETFQPVHVINVDIQDNHEEATLGAFLICELCQCIQHTDDMENEMDELLQEFEEKSHRPFLHTVCFY, translated from the exons ATGCCGGCCCATCCGCTGCGTGTCGCGGTCGTGTGCTCCAGCAACCAGAACCGCAGCATGGAGGCGCACAACATCCTGAG CAAGCGAGGGTTCGACGTGCGTTCCTTCGGCACAGGAACACATGTGAAGCTCCCAGGACCCGCGCCGGACAAACCCAACATCTACGACTTCAAAACCACCTACGAGCAGATGTACAACGACCTGGTGCGGAAGGACAAGGAGCT ATACACTCAGAACGGGATCCTGCACATGCTGGACCGCAACAAGCGCATCAAGACACAGCCCGAGCGCTTCCAGAGCTGCAAAGAGCAGTTTGACCTGGTGATCACCTGTGAGGAGCGTGTGTACGACCAGGTGCTGgagg ACCTGAACTCGCGCGAGCAGGAGACCTTTCAGCCCGTGCACGTCATCAACGTGGACATCCAGGACAACCACGAGGAGGCGACTCTGGGAGCGTTCCTCATCTGTGAGCTCTGCCAGtgt ATCCAGCACACTGATGACATGGAGAACGAGATGGATGAACTTCTGCAGGAGTTTGAGGAGAAGAGCCACCGGCCGTTCCTTCACACCGTCTGCTTCTACTGA
- the ora4 gene encoding olfactory receptor class A-like protein 4, whose translation MSEVLTVDAVLFGLLVFSGIIGNILVISVVFQCAKESSSHHLPPSDTILVNLCMANLLTSVFRTVPIFVSDLGLKVSLSPGWCRLFMLLWVWWRAVGCWVTLALSAFHCVTLRRQHVTMGPRGHQRERRRVWGVLATVWVVNLLFSLPALVYTTHVRGNTTVELMVISCTTRPLLGCVWEFPTERQGYAFSSTSLALNEVMPLILMVGTNLVTLHSLAKHIRTVTAGGGGAVELDRHVSSERKAGHVIMALVALFVGCWVLQVAAVTYYNHNGGKHAEGLLTVAHFSASLFVGFSPLVVTFGHGKLRRRISAMTQHWTQRIKRPRVDTASAQKDTSGGKTVQSGKTVQSGKTVQSGTT comes from the exons ATGTCTGAGGTCCTGACGGTGGACGCCGTCCTCTTCGGTCTGCTGGTGTTCTCCGGGATTATAGGAAACATTCTGGTCATCAGTGTG GTGTTCCAGTGCGCTAAAGAAAGCTCCTCCCACCACCTGCCGCCGTCAGACACCATCCTGGTGAACCTGTGCATGGCCAACCTGCTGACGTCGGTCTTCCGGACGGTGCCCATCTTCGTGTCGGACCTGGGTCTGAAGGTGTCGCTGTCGCCGGGCTGGTGTCGTCTCTTCATGCTGCTGTGGGTGTGGTGGCGCGCGGTGGGCTGCTGGGTGACTCTGGCCCTCAGCGCCTTCCACTGCGTCACCCTGCGGAGGCAGCACGTCACCATGGGTCCACGGGGACATCAGCGCGAGCGCCGGCGCGTCTGGGGCGTCCTGGCCACCGTGTGGGTCGTCAACCTGCTGTTCTCTCTCCCAGCGCTGGTGTACACGACACACGTGCGCGGAAACACCACGGTGGAGCTGATGGTGATCAGCTGCACGACTCGCCCGCTGCTGGGCTGCGTTTGGGAGTTTCCCACCGAGCGGCAGGGCTACGCCTTCTCCTCCACGTCGCTGGCGCTCAACGAGGTCATGCCGCTGATTCTGATGGTCGGGACTAATCTGGTGACGCTGCACTCACTGGCCAAACACATCCGGACGGTCACGGCGGGCGGCGGCGGCGCGGTGGAGCTGGACAGGCACGTGTCCAGCGAGAGGAAGGCGGGTCACGTGATCATGGCTCTGGTCGCGCTGTTCGTCGGTTGCTGGGTGCTGCAGGTCGCCGCGGTCACGTACTACAACCACAACGGCGGGAAGCACGCGGAGGGCCTGCTGACCGTCGCGCATTTCTCTGCGTCGCTCTTTGTAGGGTTCAGTCCGTTAGTGGTGACGTTTGGACACGGGAAACTGCGCCGGAGAATCAGCGCGATGACGCAACACTGGACGCAGCGGATCAAACGCCCGCGAGTGGACACCGCCTCCGCGCAGAAAGACACGTCCGGCGGGAAAACTGTTCAGAGCGGGAAAACTGTTCAGAGTGGGAAAACTGTTCAGAGCGGAACAACGTGA